Proteins encoded together in one Flavobacterium keumense window:
- a CDS encoding OmpH family outer membrane protein, with protein MRKQFLFLFLTLIGSFGAKAQTKSPKIGYIDMEYILQNVSNYNEAQNQLEQKAQKWKQEIETKKNEIQKLVDALKIEKPLLTKELIEERETEIKFLEKELIDFQQKRFGANGDLIQQKMVLAKPIQDQVFTTVQDIAEAKQFDFIFDKSSDLTMLFAAKRFDISDQVLRVLNRTEKRDQLSKKQQKEIEEKEKKEDELNENPNLKERQKLLDEKKAAREKIIAERKLQQETKKKEFEERRKKLAEEKEAKKNNTSGVSSVGVNPETTKLAQEKIEAAELTKKKQAEEKQKAIEERKKVIEENKKALEEKRKKAIEDREAKKNGMVSEKAPTVTVDSTKIKIEEAKQKQAVAKQKALEERKRIIEENKKALEEKRNKIIEEKAAARKAAEEKLKTNTNKN; from the coding sequence ATGAGAAAACAATTTTTATTTCTATTTTTAACCCTGATTGGATCTTTTGGTGCTAAGGCACAAACAAAAAGTCCCAAAATAGGTTATATAGATATGGAATACATTTTACAAAATGTATCCAATTACAATGAAGCTCAAAATCAATTAGAACAAAAAGCTCAAAAATGGAAACAAGAAATTGAAACTAAAAAAAATGAAATACAAAAGCTTGTTGATGCACTAAAAATAGAAAAACCGCTTTTGACTAAAGAACTTATTGAAGAGAGAGAAACTGAAATCAAATTTTTAGAAAAAGAACTAATTGACTTTCAACAAAAAAGATTTGGAGCTAATGGCGATTTAATCCAACAAAAAATGGTTTTAGCCAAACCTATTCAAGATCAAGTTTTTACAACGGTTCAAGATATTGCAGAAGCCAAACAATTTGATTTTATTTTTGATAAATCATCCGATTTAACAATGCTTTTTGCAGCCAAACGATTTGACATCAGTGACCAAGTTTTACGTGTCTTAAACAGAACCGAAAAAAGAGACCAGCTTTCTAAGAAACAACAAAAAGAGATAGAAGAAAAAGAAAAGAAAGAAGATGAACTGAATGAAAATCCTAATCTAAAAGAAAGACAAAAACTTTTAGACGAAAAGAAAGCTGCTCGAGAAAAAATAATAGCTGAAAGAAAATTACAGCAAGAAACAAAGAAAAAAGAATTTGAAGAACGAAGAAAAAAACTAGCCGAAGAAAAAGAAGCTAAAAAAAATAACACCTCTGGTGTAAGCTCAGTTGGAGTAAACCCTGAAACAACTAAACTAGCGCAAGAGAAAATAGAGGCTGCTGAATTAACCAAAAAAAAGCAGGCCGAAGAAAAACAAAAAGCAATTGAAGAACGTAAAAAAGTTATTGAGGAAAACAAAAAAGCGTTAGAAGAAAAACGAAAGAAAGCAATTGAAGATAGGGAAGCTAAAAAAAATGGCATGGTTTCTGAAAAAGCACCTACTGTAACTGTCGATTCTACAAAAATTAAAATAGAAGAAGCCAAACAGAAACAAGCAGTAGCAAAGCAAAAGGCTCTAGAAGAGCGCAAACGAATTATAGAAGAAAACAAAAAAGCACTAGAGGAAAAGAGAAATAAAATTATTGAAGAAAAAGCAGCTGCAAGAAAAGCAGCTGAAGAGAAGTTAAAAACAAATACAAACAAAAATTAA
- a CDS encoding OmpH family outer membrane protein, translating to MKQIKTLVIATILILGANQTINAQAKTAHVDVNEIMAKMPAMLDAQKQLEKLSTTYDADYKKMVEEYQGKLKKYEAEAATVTEAVNGERSKEVQDMQKRIVDFRDNAQKELQQKESDIVKPLMEKVRASIQKVGKAKGFQYVLDGSSLLLADGPNLTADVKKDLGF from the coding sequence ATGAAACAAATCAAGACTTTAGTAATCGCTACAATACTAATCTTAGGAGCAAATCAAACTATTAATGCTCAAGCAAAAACGGCTCATGTAGATGTAAATGAAATCATGGCTAAAATGCCCGCTATGTTAGATGCTCAAAAACAATTAGAAAAATTAAGCACTACTTATGATGCTGATTACAAAAAAATGGTGGAAGAATATCAAGGAAAATTAAAAAAATACGAAGCTGAAGCTGCGACTGTAACTGAAGCTGTAAATGGCGAACGCTCTAAAGAGGTGCAAGACATGCAAAAAAGAATAGTTGACTTTAGAGATAACGCTCAAAAAGAATTACAACAGAAAGAATCTGATATTGTAAAACCATTGATGGAAAAAGTACGAGCTTCTATTCAGAAAGTAGGAAAAGCAAAAGGTTTCCAATACGTATTAGACGGTTCTTCTCTTTTATTAGCTGATGGTCCAAATTTGACTGCTGATGTAAAAAAAGATTTAGGTTTCTAA
- a CDS encoding NAD kinase has product MKIAIYGQYYLNSTEPIIKDIFVFFKKNNIELIIESAFLKMLHEKNIIHETYQTFSSHTELDASFDLLISIGGDGTILRAATLVRNSGVPILGINAGRLGFLATVQKENIDSFLQFVIDKKYSISKRTLLGLDCSPENEAINEINFAMNEITVSRKDTTSMITIETYLNDEFLNSYWADGLIISTPTGSTGYSMSCGGPILTPEVKSLVITPIAPHNLNARPLVIPDDTEIKLRVTGREDQYLVSLDSRVTTVKNESILIIKKNPFEINMIEIPEETFLKTLRNKLLWGEDKRN; this is encoded by the coding sequence ATGAAAATAGCCATCTACGGACAATATTACCTCAATAGTACAGAACCAATTATTAAAGACATTTTTGTTTTTTTTAAAAAGAACAATATTGAGCTCATTATCGAATCAGCATTTCTTAAAATGTTGCACGAAAAAAATATTATTCATGAAACCTACCAAACGTTCTCCTCTCATACCGAATTAGATGCAAGTTTTGATCTATTAATTAGTATTGGTGGAGACGGAACCATTTTGCGAGCCGCTACTTTAGTACGTAATTCTGGAGTCCCTATTTTAGGTATCAATGCCGGTCGATTAGGCTTCTTGGCTACGGTGCAAAAAGAAAATATTGATTCGTTCTTACAATTTGTAATCGATAAAAAATACAGCATTTCCAAACGAACCTTACTTGGGCTAGATTGTTCGCCTGAAAACGAGGCCATCAATGAAATTAATTTTGCTATGAATGAAATCACCGTAAGTAGAAAAGACACTACTTCGATGATTACCATAGAAACTTATTTGAACGATGAATTTCTAAATTCGTATTGGGCAGATGGTTTAATCATTTCTACTCCAACAGGCTCTACAGGATATTCTATGAGTTGCGGAGGTCCTATTTTAACTCCGGAGGTAAAAAGCTTGGTAATTACCCCTATTGCTCCTCATAATTTAAACGCTAGACCTCTTGTTATTCCAGACGATACCGAAATCAAACTACGCGTAACAGGTCGCGAAGACCAATATTTAGTTTCGCTTGACTCCCGAGTAACTACGGTTAAAAACGAATCCATTTTAATTATCAAAAAGAATCCTTTCGAAATTAATATGATCGAAATTCCAGAAGAGACTTTCTTAAAAACCTTGCGCAACAAATTACTTTGGGGTGAGGACAAAAGAAATTAA
- a CDS encoding isoprenyl transferase produces MELINSIDKDKLPKHIAIIMDGNGRWAKQRGLLRALGHENGTKSVKKVIEVCAKLGIENLTLYAFSTENWNRPKLEIEALMRILVNSLKKELPTLENNNIRLNAIGNLSLLPKSAQKELQEVITKTAINTQLTLTLALSYGSREEIVNAVKKISDKVKNNIISIDTIDDSIINEHLYTQNLPEVDLLIRTSGEHRISNFLLWQIAYAELYFTDILWPDFKEQDLYQAIISYQKRERRFGKTSEQIK; encoded by the coding sequence ATGGAATTAATAAATAGTATTGATAAAGATAAACTTCCTAAGCATATTGCTATTATCATGGATGGCAATGGTCGTTGGGCAAAACAGCGAGGACTTTTGCGCGCTTTAGGTCATGAAAACGGAACCAAATCGGTAAAAAAAGTAATTGAAGTTTGCGCAAAATTAGGCATTGAAAACCTTACTCTATACGCATTTTCTACTGAAAATTGGAACCGTCCCAAATTAGAGATCGAAGCGTTAATGCGTATATTAGTTAACTCTTTAAAAAAAGAACTTCCTACTTTAGAGAATAACAATATTAGGTTAAATGCTATTGGAAATCTTAGTCTACTCCCAAAAAGTGCACAAAAAGAACTTCAAGAGGTAATTACTAAAACAGCAATCAACACACAGCTTACTTTAACACTAGCTTTAAGCTATGGTTCTAGAGAAGAAATTGTAAATGCTGTCAAAAAAATCAGTGATAAAGTTAAAAATAATATAATTTCAATAGACACTATTGACGATTCAATTATAAATGAGCATCTTTACACACAAAATCTCCCTGAAGTAGATTTGCTAATACGCACTAGTGGGGAACATAGAATAAGTAATTTTCTGCTTTGGCAAATTGCCTATGCGGAATTATATTTTACCGATATCTTATGGCCTGATTTTAAAGAACAAGATCTTTATCAAGCGATTATAAGTTATCAAAAAAGAGAACGTAGATTTGGAAAAACAAGCGAACAGATTAAATAA
- a CDS encoding CBS domain-containing protein, whose product MTAITDYINNDFRAIDSQETILAVQDFFMDTTFSHFPVLENGIYIGSVVADDLETFDSDKKISDYKYTLEPFFVRTNMIWLDVLEVFGKNHSDIVPVLDENNHYVGYYELAEIMKFFHETPFIKEAGGIIIVKKPLIDYSMSQITQIVESNNGKLLGLFVSDSNTETIEITIKVTLGIMNDIIQTFRRYNYEIISEHEEDNYINSLKERSDYLDKYLNI is encoded by the coding sequence ATGACAGCGATTACAGACTACATCAATAACGATTTTAGAGCCATTGACAGCCAAGAAACTATTTTGGCGGTACAAGACTTTTTTATGGATACCACATTCTCTCATTTTCCAGTTTTGGAAAATGGAATATATATTGGTAGTGTTGTTGCCGACGACTTAGAAACCTTTGATAGCGACAAAAAAATTAGTGATTACAAATACACTTTGGAACCTTTTTTTGTAAGAACCAATATGATTTGGTTAGATGTTTTGGAAGTTTTTGGTAAAAATCATTCCGATATCGTTCCTGTTTTGGACGAAAACAATCACTATGTGGGCTATTATGAACTAGCTGAAATTATGAAATTTTTTCATGAAACGCCGTTCATCAAAGAAGCTGGAGGCATCATCATTGTAAAAAAACCCTTGATTGATTACTCTATGAGCCAAATTACTCAGATTGTAGAAAGCAATAATGGAAAATTATTAGGCCTTTTTGTTTCTGATTCAAATACCGAAACCATCGAAATTACTATCAAAGTGACTCTAGGCATTATGAATGATATCATTCAAACCTTCAGACGCTACAATTATGAAATTATATCCGAACATGAAGAAGATAATTACATCAATAGTCTCAAAGAACGTTCTGATTATTTGGACAAATACCTCAATATTTAA
- the bamA gene encoding outer membrane protein assembly factor BamA codes for MEKQANRLNNFLVLQKNIKITLCLLFFGCFFHAKAQDRVPFDQGKKYILGDVNIVGKVTFNAQTVVTFTGLEKGKEISIPGEEISSAIKKLGKLGLFNEISFYVNKIQNDSVFLDLHLEELPKLNKVKFVGLKKSKTESLIKDNGLTENKVVNENLITTTKNYIENKYKKEGYYNTKVTINTIVDTTTINQVNMVLNIDKGTKVKIDEIDFVGNSKISDRTLRKAMKNTKQKKLTRIFKASKFIKDKYKTDLEKVIDIYKEKGFRDARIVSDTVSYNKEKNSLAVKIKVEEGNKYYFGNIKFLGNTVYPDQGLSKVLGVKKGDVYNGVLLEKRIADKSKPDGEDITNLYQNNGYLFSSINAVEVKTANDTIDFEIRVTEGPIAYFNKISVVGNDKTNDHVIYRELRTKPGEKYSKEELVRTIREIGQLGFFDPETIDPKFKNVDSGAGTVDIEYHLTEKGASQIELQGGYGGGGFIGTLGLSFNNFSARNMLKKEAYRPLPMGDGQKVSLRLQASTYFQTYSASFSEPWFGGKKPVQFSSSLSYTKQFLNNYITYKVDKTKSFNILTLSVGLAKRLTVPDDFFVLSQAISYQHYDLNNYNTGLFTFGNGTSRNFAYTIGLTRNNKGVNPIFPTYGSEFSITAKLTPPYSLFNKIDYSNLGNQEAYKYKYTGTTYTGANGIQVNEGDYLAAVPSSTNPFPNSVANYQDAAADPAKVDQKKFNWLEYYKIKFKADWYTKIYGKLVLRSLSEFGFMGAYNQNRGAIPFERFFLGGDGMAMYAMDGRETIQLRGYPNNSLTPINSNGEQVGATVYNKFSMELRYPITLKASASIYALAFLEAGSAYDSFKNFTPFSLNRSAGLGLRVFMPAFGLLGIDFGKGFDALPGQTTPNGWETHFIIGQQF; via the coding sequence TTGGAAAAACAAGCGAACAGATTAAATAATTTTTTAGTGTTACAAAAAAATATAAAAATAACCCTATGTCTATTGTTTTTTGGATGTTTTTTTCATGCAAAAGCACAAGATAGAGTCCCTTTTGATCAAGGAAAAAAATATATCTTAGGAGATGTAAATATAGTTGGCAAAGTAACATTCAACGCTCAAACCGTTGTAACCTTTACTGGCCTTGAGAAAGGGAAAGAAATTAGCATTCCTGGAGAAGAGATTAGTAGTGCTATTAAAAAGCTAGGAAAGCTAGGTCTTTTTAATGAAATATCCTTTTATGTTAATAAGATTCAAAATGATAGTGTTTTTTTAGACCTCCATTTAGAGGAGCTTCCTAAACTAAACAAAGTAAAATTTGTAGGACTAAAGAAAAGTAAAACCGAAAGTCTAATTAAAGATAATGGACTGACTGAAAATAAAGTTGTTAATGAAAATTTAATCACTACAACTAAAAATTATATTGAAAATAAATACAAAAAAGAAGGATATTACAATACTAAAGTTACCATCAACACTATTGTAGATACTACCACTATTAACCAAGTAAATATGGTACTCAACATTGACAAAGGTACCAAGGTTAAAATAGATGAAATTGATTTTGTAGGTAATTCAAAAATATCGGATAGAACATTGCGAAAAGCAATGAAAAATACAAAACAAAAAAAACTTACTCGTATTTTTAAAGCTTCGAAATTTATCAAAGATAAATACAAAACAGACTTAGAAAAAGTTATAGATATATATAAAGAAAAAGGATTTAGAGATGCCCGAATAGTTTCTGACACAGTATCGTATAACAAGGAAAAAAATAGTTTAGCGGTCAAAATCAAAGTCGAAGAAGGAAATAAGTATTACTTTGGTAACATTAAATTCTTAGGAAACACCGTTTACCCCGATCAAGGTTTAAGTAAAGTTTTAGGGGTAAAAAAAGGAGATGTATATAATGGTGTATTGTTAGAAAAAAGAATCGCCGACAAGTCAAAACCTGACGGTGAAGACATCACAAATTTATACCAAAATAATGGGTATTTATTTTCTAGCATTAACGCTGTTGAAGTAAAAACCGCAAATGATACTATAGATTTTGAAATAAGAGTTACAGAAGGACCTATTGCTTATTTTAATAAAATATCTGTAGTGGGTAATGACAAAACAAACGATCATGTTATTTATCGTGAATTGCGAACCAAACCTGGAGAAAAATACAGCAAAGAAGAGCTTGTGAGAACCATTCGTGAGATTGGACAACTTGGTTTTTTCGACCCAGAAACTATTGACCCAAAGTTCAAGAACGTAGATTCGGGTGCGGGCACCGTGGATATAGAATACCATCTTACTGAGAAGGGAGCGAGCCAAATTGAACTTCAAGGTGGTTATGGGGGCGGTGGCTTCATCGGTACCTTAGGATTATCTTTCAATAATTTCTCAGCAAGAAATATGTTGAAAAAAGAAGCCTACAGACCTTTGCCTATGGGTGATGGTCAAAAAGTATCATTACGTTTACAAGCAAGTACCTATTTTCAAACCTACAGTGCTTCATTTTCTGAACCTTGGTTTGGAGGAAAAAAACCAGTTCAATTTAGCTCTTCATTATCCTATACTAAACAATTTTTAAACAATTACATTACATACAAAGTAGATAAAACTAAGAGTTTTAATATACTTACCTTATCAGTAGGACTAGCAAAAAGATTAACCGTTCCTGATGATTTCTTTGTTTTGTCTCAAGCCATCAGTTATCAACATTATGATTTAAATAACTACAATACCGGACTATTTACTTTTGGAAATGGTACTTCAAGAAATTTTGCTTATACGATTGGTTTAACTCGAAATAATAAAGGTGTAAATCCTATATTCCCTACTTATGGTTCTGAATTTAGTATTACTGCAAAACTAACTCCTCCGTATTCGCTATTCAATAAAATAGATTATTCAAATCTTGGGAATCAAGAGGCTTACAAATACAAATACACCGGAACCACTTATACAGGAGCTAATGGAATACAAGTAAACGAAGGAGATTATTTAGCTGCTGTACCTAGTAGTACGAATCCGTTCCCAAATAGTGTAGCAAATTATCAAGACGCCGCAGCAGATCCTGCTAAAGTTGATCAAAAGAAATTTAATTGGCTTGAATACTATAAAATAAAATTCAAAGCAGATTGGTATACAAAAATTTATGGTAAATTAGTTCTTCGAAGTCTTTCTGAATTTGGATTTATGGGAGCTTACAATCAAAATAGAGGTGCAATTCCTTTTGAAAGATTTTTCCTAGGTGGGGATGGTATGGCTATGTACGCTATGGATGGTAGAGAAACTATTCAACTAAGAGGATATCCTAATAACTCTCTAACACCAATAAACAGTAATGGAGAGCAAGTTGGAGCAACCGTATACAATAAATTCTCAATGGAATTAAGATATCCAATAACACTAAAAGCTTCTGCTTCAATTTATGCTTTAGCCTTTTTAGAAGCAGGCTCTGCATACGATTCCTTCAAGAATTTCACACCGTTTTCTTTAAATCGATCAGCAGGACTAGGATTAAGAGTCTTTATGCCGGCATTTGGTTTATTAGGAATTGATTTTGGCAAAGGCTTTGATGCGCTTCCAGGACAAACTACTCCAAATGGATGGGAAACACACTTTATAATTGGACAGCAATTCTAA